From a region of the Syngnathoides biaculeatus isolate LvHL_M chromosome 2, ASM1980259v1, whole genome shotgun sequence genome:
- the pfdn4 gene encoding prefoldin subunit 4 isoform X3 — translation MGGTVLRGSTLAQGALFDPSAHCHTVFIDEQVKAKMAATMKGPVGVEDVNVTFEDQQKINKFARSTNRMTELKKEIESKKKSLQNLQDASDDLMMFDDDSLLIPYQIGDVFISHTQEETQEMLEAAKEALEQEVKELDERVSAIQQLLSDLKVQLYAKFGNNINLEADES, via the exons ATGGGTGGGACTGTTTT gagggggtcCACCCTGGCGCAGGGGGCGCTGTTTGACCCTTCCGCTCATTGTCACACCGTCTTTATTGACGAGCAAGTGAAAGCGAAGATGGCCGCGACCATGAAGGGACCTGTC GGGGTGGAAGACGTCAATGTCACGTTTGAGGACCAGCAAAAGATCAACAAGTTTGCCAGGAGCACGAATCGAATGACAGagctaaaaaaagaaattgagtcAAAGAAG AAGTCACTGCAGAACTTGCAGGACGCCAGCGACGACCTAATGATGTTTGACGACGACTCACTGTTGATCCCTTATCAGATCGGTGACGTCTTCATCAGTCACACGCAAGAAGAGACGCAGGAGATGCTGGAGGCTGCCAAG GAAGCACTGGAGCAGGAGGTCAAAGAGCTCGACGAGCGAGTGTCGGCGATCCAACAGCTGTTGTCGGATCTGAAGGTGCAGCTTTACGCCAAGTTTGGTAACAACATCAACTTGGAGGCAGACGAAAGCTGA
- the pfdn4 gene encoding prefoldin subunit 4 isoform X2: MGGTVLLLSRFPNSGLCSSIQPNGCHSNKSRIYLTSICGTGWGLAHCMRRGSTLAQGALFDPSAHCHTVFIDEQVKAKMAATMKGPVGVEDVNVTFEDQQKINKFARSTNRMTELKKEIESKKKSLQNLQDASDDLMMFDDDSLLIPYQIGDVFISHTQEETQEMLEAAKEALEQEVKELDERVSAIQQLLSDLKVQLYAKFGNNINLEADES; encoded by the exons ATGGGTGGGACTGTTTT GTTGCTCAGTCGTTTTCCAAATTCTGGGCTCTGCAGCAGCATCCAGCCCAACGGTTGTCATTCTAACAAAAGCCGGATTTACCTTACATCAATATGTGGGACAGGATGGGGATTGGCACACTGCATGAG gagggggtcCACCCTGGCGCAGGGGGCGCTGTTTGACCCTTCCGCTCATTGTCACACCGTCTTTATTGACGAGCAAGTGAAAGCGAAGATGGCCGCGACCATGAAGGGACCTGTC GGGGTGGAAGACGTCAATGTCACGTTTGAGGACCAGCAAAAGATCAACAAGTTTGCCAGGAGCACGAATCGAATGACAGagctaaaaaaagaaattgagtcAAAGAAG AAGTCACTGCAGAACTTGCAGGACGCCAGCGACGACCTAATGATGTTTGACGACGACTCACTGTTGATCCCTTATCAGATCGGTGACGTCTTCATCAGTCACACGCAAGAAGAGACGCAGGAGATGCTGGAGGCTGCCAAG GAAGCACTGGAGCAGGAGGTCAAAGAGCTCGACGAGCGAGTGTCGGCGATCCAACAGCTGTTGTCGGATCTGAAGGTGCAGCTTTACGCCAAGTTTGGTAACAACATCAACTTGGAGGCAGACGAAAGCTGA
- the pfdn4 gene encoding prefoldin subunit 4 isoform X7 — protein sequence MHFCKGVEDVNVTFEDQQKINKFARSTNRMTELKKEIESKKKSLQNLQDASDDLMMFDDDSLLIPYQIGDVFISHTQEETQEMLEAAKEALEQEVKELDERVSAIQQLLSDLKVQLYAKFGNNINLEADES from the exons ATGCATTTTTGCAAG GGGGTGGAAGACGTCAATGTCACGTTTGAGGACCAGCAAAAGATCAACAAGTTTGCCAGGAGCACGAATCGAATGACAGagctaaaaaaagaaattgagtcAAAGAAG AAGTCACTGCAGAACTTGCAGGACGCCAGCGACGACCTAATGATGTTTGACGACGACTCACTGTTGATCCCTTATCAGATCGGTGACGTCTTCATCAGTCACACGCAAGAAGAGACGCAGGAGATGCTGGAGGCTGCCAAG GAAGCACTGGAGCAGGAGGTCAAAGAGCTCGACGAGCGAGTGTCGGCGATCCAACAGCTGTTGTCGGATCTGAAGGTGCAGCTTTACGCCAAGTTTGGTAACAACATCAACTTGGAGGCAGACGAAAGCTGA
- the pfdn4 gene encoding prefoldin subunit 4 isoform X6 yields the protein MSITAWGNRHRVTASFISVIIFSGLLIFQIGVEDVNVTFEDQQKINKFARSTNRMTELKKEIESKKKSLQNLQDASDDLMMFDDDSLLIPYQIGDVFISHTQEETQEMLEAAKEALEQEVKELDERVSAIQQLLSDLKVQLYAKFGNNINLEADES from the exons ATGTCAATCACTGCTTGGGGTAATCGACACCGAGTTACCGCATCATTCATATCAGTGATCATATTCAGCGGTTTGCTCATTTTTCAAATC GGGGTGGAAGACGTCAATGTCACGTTTGAGGACCAGCAAAAGATCAACAAGTTTGCCAGGAGCACGAATCGAATGACAGagctaaaaaaagaaattgagtcAAAGAAG AAGTCACTGCAGAACTTGCAGGACGCCAGCGACGACCTAATGATGTTTGACGACGACTCACTGTTGATCCCTTATCAGATCGGTGACGTCTTCATCAGTCACACGCAAGAAGAGACGCAGGAGATGCTGGAGGCTGCCAAG GAAGCACTGGAGCAGGAGGTCAAAGAGCTCGACGAGCGAGTGTCGGCGATCCAACAGCTGTTGTCGGATCTGAAGGTGCAGCTTTACGCCAAGTTTGGTAACAACATCAACTTGGAGGCAGACGAAAGCTGA
- the pfdn4 gene encoding prefoldin subunit 4 isoform X1, which translates to MWESTASAKLLSRFPNSGLCSSIQPNGCHSNKSRIYLTSICGTGWGLAHCMRRGSTLAQGALFDPSAHCHTVFIDEQVKAKMAATMKGPVGVEDVNVTFEDQQKINKFARSTNRMTELKKEIESKKKSLQNLQDASDDLMMFDDDSLLIPYQIGDVFISHTQEETQEMLEAAKEALEQEVKELDERVSAIQQLLSDLKVQLYAKFGNNINLEADES; encoded by the exons ATGTGGGAGAGCACTGCAAGCGCAAA GTTGCTCAGTCGTTTTCCAAATTCTGGGCTCTGCAGCAGCATCCAGCCCAACGGTTGTCATTCTAACAAAAGCCGGATTTACCTTACATCAATATGTGGGACAGGATGGGGATTGGCACACTGCATGAG gagggggtcCACCCTGGCGCAGGGGGCGCTGTTTGACCCTTCCGCTCATTGTCACACCGTCTTTATTGACGAGCAAGTGAAAGCGAAGATGGCCGCGACCATGAAGGGACCTGTC GGGGTGGAAGACGTCAATGTCACGTTTGAGGACCAGCAAAAGATCAACAAGTTTGCCAGGAGCACGAATCGAATGACAGagctaaaaaaagaaattgagtcAAAGAAG AAGTCACTGCAGAACTTGCAGGACGCCAGCGACGACCTAATGATGTTTGACGACGACTCACTGTTGATCCCTTATCAGATCGGTGACGTCTTCATCAGTCACACGCAAGAAGAGACGCAGGAGATGCTGGAGGCTGCCAAG GAAGCACTGGAGCAGGAGGTCAAAGAGCTCGACGAGCGAGTGTCGGCGATCCAACAGCTGTTGTCGGATCTGAAGGTGCAGCTTTACGCCAAGTTTGGTAACAACATCAACTTGGAGGCAGACGAAAGCTGA
- the pfdn4 gene encoding prefoldin subunit 4 isoform X4, translating to MRMLICKLLLPGGCQAAFRKNLHNHHADCLMEPPQSQGVEDVNVTFEDQQKINKFARSTNRMTELKKEIESKKKSLQNLQDASDDLMMFDDDSLLIPYQIGDVFISHTQEETQEMLEAAKEALEQEVKELDERVSAIQQLLSDLKVQLYAKFGNNINLEADES from the exons CTTCTTTTGCCTGGGGGCTGTCAGGCAGCTTTTCGGAAGAATCTTCACAATCACCATGCTGACTGTCTGATGGAACCACCACAGAGTCAG GGGGTGGAAGACGTCAATGTCACGTTTGAGGACCAGCAAAAGATCAACAAGTTTGCCAGGAGCACGAATCGAATGACAGagctaaaaaaagaaattgagtcAAAGAAG AAGTCACTGCAGAACTTGCAGGACGCCAGCGACGACCTAATGATGTTTGACGACGACTCACTGTTGATCCCTTATCAGATCGGTGACGTCTTCATCAGTCACACGCAAGAAGAGACGCAGGAGATGCTGGAGGCTGCCAAG GAAGCACTGGAGCAGGAGGTCAAAGAGCTCGACGAGCGAGTGTCGGCGATCCAACAGCTGTTGTCGGATCTGAAGGTGCAGCTTTACGCCAAGTTTGGTAACAACATCAACTTGGAGGCAGACGAAAGCTGA
- the pfdn4 gene encoding prefoldin subunit 4 isoform X5 produces the protein MLLLPGGCQAAFRKNLHNHHADCLMEPPQSQGVEDVNVTFEDQQKINKFARSTNRMTELKKEIESKKKSLQNLQDASDDLMMFDDDSLLIPYQIGDVFISHTQEETQEMLEAAKEALEQEVKELDERVSAIQQLLSDLKVQLYAKFGNNINLEADES, from the exons ATG CTTCTTTTGCCTGGGGGCTGTCAGGCAGCTTTTCGGAAGAATCTTCACAATCACCATGCTGACTGTCTGATGGAACCACCACAGAGTCAG GGGGTGGAAGACGTCAATGTCACGTTTGAGGACCAGCAAAAGATCAACAAGTTTGCCAGGAGCACGAATCGAATGACAGagctaaaaaaagaaattgagtcAAAGAAG AAGTCACTGCAGAACTTGCAGGACGCCAGCGACGACCTAATGATGTTTGACGACGACTCACTGTTGATCCCTTATCAGATCGGTGACGTCTTCATCAGTCACACGCAAGAAGAGACGCAGGAGATGCTGGAGGCTGCCAAG GAAGCACTGGAGCAGGAGGTCAAAGAGCTCGACGAGCGAGTGTCGGCGATCCAACAGCTGTTGTCGGATCTGAAGGTGCAGCTTTACGCCAAGTTTGGTAACAACATCAACTTGGAGGCAGACGAAAGCTGA